Proteins from a single region of Punica granatum isolate Tunisia-2019 chromosome 8, ASM765513v2, whole genome shotgun sequence:
- the LOC116189126 gene encoding nematode resistance protein-like HSPRO2: MVDLDWKSKRVVSSDSIPNKSLPKLPNKLTVLIPAPLRGGCPAELETASSSACSAYEHYLRLPELRKLWSCRESPEWKSEPFIRPALQALEITFRFLSTVLSDPRPYVNSSEWERQLESITATELQLVSALVESGEGTAPIASAPSFSGGKLARGGSSAEVWRLTAGDNTVVSCTSEASLLPRLAAWRRSEAAAERIQYLIEGAMRRCPYTLGLGEPNLAAKQSLDYDGIVKPHAVHALRQNPYSDQIQNHENQTLYTIHQILESWVQSALELLNRIGGRIESKRFDIAASDCFLLERVWKLLAEIEDLHLLMDPADFLRLKSQLEIKSEPAPFCFRSAALVELTRRCRDLRQWVPNVLGVEVDPAGGPRVQEAAMRLYRDKAGPEKIHLLQGLQSVEAAVKRFFYANKQVVAAVMGSLEAREEGESLSRVFLEPTYFPSLDAAKTFLGDSLGHKRTRAA; encoded by the coding sequence ATGGTGGATTTAGATTGGAAATCGAAGCGGGTCGTGTCCTCCGATAGCATCCCGAACAAGTCCCTCCCGAAGCTCCCAAACAAGCTCACCGTCCTCATACCTGCCCCGCTCCGAGGCGGCTGCCCTGCGGAGTTGGAAACCGCATCCTCCTCTGCTTGCTCCGCCTACGAGCACTACCTGCGCCTCCCCGAGCTGAGGAAGCTATGGAGCTGCCGAGAGTCCCCGGAATGGAAGAGCGAGCCGTTTATCAGACCCGCTCTGCAAGCTCTCGAGATAACATTCAGGTTCTTGTCGACCGTGTTGTCCGACCCCAGGCCTTATGTGAACTCCAGCGAGTGGGAGCGGCAGCTCGAGTCTATCACAGCAACCGAACTCCAGCTTGTGTCAGCCCTGGTTGAAAGTGGGGAGGGCACAGCGCCAATTGCCAGCGCACCCTCTTTCAGTGGTGGCAAGCTCGCCCGTGGAGGGAGCTCGGCGGAGGTTTGGCGGCTCACGGCCGGTGACAACACTGTTGTGAGCTGCACCAGCGAGGCCAGCCTGCTGCCGCGGCTGGCTGCATGGAGGCGGTCAGAGGCGGCTGCAGAGAGGATACAGTACCTAATCGAGGGCGCGATGCGGCGATGTCCATACACCCTCGGCCTTGGGGAGCCGAACCTCGCCGCGAAACAGAGCCTCGACTATGACGGAATCGTCAAGCCGCACGCGGTCCATGCATTGAGGCAGAATCCTTACAGCGATCAGATCCAAAACCACGAGAATCAAACTCTATACACAATCCACCAGATCCTCGAGTCGTGGGTCCAGTCGGCATTGGAGCTGTTGAATAGGATCGGAGGGAGGATAGAGTCGAAGAGATTTGATATCGCAGCGAGCGACTGCTTCCTCCTTGAGAGAGTCTGGAAGCTCCTCGCGGAGATTGAGGACCTCCACCTGTTGATGGACCCGGCGGACTTCCTCCGCCTAAAGAGCCAGCTCGAGATCAAGAGCGAGCCAGCACCATTCTGCTTCCGGTCAGCTGCGCTCGTAGAGCTCACACGCCGGTGCAGGGACCTTCGGCAGTGGGTACCCAACGTCCTCGGTGTAGAGGTGGACCCCGCCGGGGGGCCAAGGGTCCAGGAGGCAGCGATGAGGCTGTACCGGGATAAGGCTGGCCCGGAGAAGATCCATCTCCTTCAGGGCCTCCAATCAGTTGAGGCCGCAGTAAAGAGGTTCTTCTACGCGAACAAGCAGGTGGTCGCCGCAGTTATGGGGAGCCTGGAGGCGAGAGAGGAGGGCGAGTCACTCAGTCGGGTGTTCCTCGAGCCGACCTATTTCCCAAGCTTGGACGCTGCAAAGACGTTCCTTGGGGACTCACTTGGTCACAAGCGGACTCGGGCAGCGTGA